A window of Candidatus Binatia bacterium genomic DNA:
ATGAGCCTTGTGAGCCTTCTTGCCACTATCGGGTTGCTGCGCCTGACAGGCTGGCGGCAGGCGAGTCGCTTGCAGCAATCCCCGTCCGGGATATTGCAGGGCAGCCACCGCACGCAGAGTCGGCGTTCAACGGGTCATGCCACGAGGTACCCCCGCAGCGCGAGCAGGGAGCCGGTTGCAGCTTCCAGTTCTGCGCGTGTTGTCGCTTTTGGCCAGCTTCAACGCGAATCCGGCCGAAATGGCGGTCGCGGAGGGATCGAAGCACGTATCCGAGCCGGGTCTTCTGACCCTGCCGGCTGCCGCCCCCGAGATCGAGATCCCCGGCGATTCCGTACAGCTCCTTGGTCCCCACTTCGGCGGTGCGATGTTTTTCCCACCACGCCGCGATGAAACCGCGGAGTGCGGCGCTCTCGACGTCCGAAGCCTCATGAAATGAGTCCAGATTTCCGAGGAAGCCGGTGATGCCTGCCACGTCCAGAATGCCGCCCATGATCTGGCTCCAGGCATCGAAGCTCCCGAGCCGCTCGCTGCCGAGCGGTCTGCCGGCGGCAACCCATCTTTGCGTGTCCTTCCGGCAAGCGTGCGTGACGGCTCCGCGGGCCCGGCCGTATCCTCGTCGGCAGACGAGGAGGCGAAGCGATGGCACGACGAAGAGGCGGCCGAGCGGTCGGGGCGGAAGCGTTGCGAGGGCGGATCGAGCGGTGGCGTAAAGCGGGCCGGCCGGGAAAGCGCATGCCCGAGGAGCTTTGGGGCGCTGCGGTGGAGCTTGCAGACGATCACGGCGCCTACCGGATCGCCAACGAGCTTGGGCTGAGCTACCAGGCGCTCAAGCAACGCACGGACGAGGCAGCTCGAAGTCGCCGCAGGAGCGAGCGGGGGCAGCGCCGAAGGGCGGAGTTCGTCGAGATCGACATCGGGCGGGCGCTGGCGCACGAAGCGGGCGAAGCGACGGAGATCGAGATGATGCGCGGCGACGGGCTGCGGTTGCGGATCCGCCTGGGGGCGAGAGAGCAGCTGGACCTGACGGCAGTGACCGCGGCCTTTGTAGGGAGCCCGCGGTGATTCAGATCACGGCGCACATGCGCGTGCTGGTGGCAGTCGAGCCGTGTGATTTCCGCCGCGGCATAGATGGATTGGCGGCGCTGTGCCGGGCCCAGCTCGGCAGCGATCCGTTCTCGGGTACGGTCTTCGTTTTCCGAAATCGTAAACGCTCCGCGGTGAAGTGCCTGGTTTTCGACGGCCAGGGGTTCTGGCTTCTGCACAAGCGGATGTCGAAAGCGAAGTTCGCATGGTGGCCGTCGCCGGTGGCCGGACAGCGGGCGCGGCCGCTGGAGGCGCACGAGGTGGCGGTGCTGCTGAGCGGCGGGGACCCGCGCGGGGTGCGCGGAGCCGAGCCATGGCGTCGGATCGGGGATCGCGCAGCGTAAGCGTCGGCGGCCTTGCGTTCCACGGCCGGCGGTGGTACGACACCGGGCCAT
This region includes:
- the tnpB gene encoding IS66 family insertion sequence element accessory protein TnpB (TnpB, as the term is used for proteins encoded by IS66 family insertion elements, is considered an accessory protein, since TnpC, encoded by a neighboring gene, is a DDE family transposase.) is translated as MIQITAHMRVLVAVEPCDFRRGIDGLAALCRAQLGSDPFSGTVFVFRNRKRSAVKCLVFDGQGFWLLHKRMSKAKFAWWPSPVAGQRARPLEAHEVAVLLSGGDPRGVRGAEPWRRIGDRAA